The nucleotide window GGTATTCTACCTTTGGCTGGCATATTTGCAATTGTGTTGTACTGCGGTGTTACAACATTGGCAATGAATGTGTACGTGAGTGAATTTCAGAAACAAGATTTAGAAGAATATGGGGGGTTCTTTGAACTCGCAAAAGAAGGTTTCATGTCTGCATTTGCCAgctttttggttgtttggatAATTGTTTATTCTTCAATGCATGCATCTTTATGATAAAGATTTGCTGGGTTTGAACGgttgtcaaaattttatctttgttCTTGAGATGAACATTTAGCAGAAAAACTGAAATGACGTGTCAATAATTGgccaaattttaaataattaatttaatggCAACATTTTTACTGAGGTGGGATTTCCTTGTTGAGGTTTAATTTTAATGGCAAAGGCGGGAATATTCATTGTGTTGGTACTGTGCTGCTACATTTACAACTGTTTCTCTCTTTCACATATGACTTTATGTCAATAAAACCAACATTAGACAACTATTCCACAAATTGTTGAAGCAATAAAACTGATCTTTGTATatcttgttacgacttttaaatttatgttgaatttttttgtaaacaatatttGTCCAGTTTTGTTGTTGACCCTTGTTGCAATATGTATCAAGAATTTGCGTTCATACATTGCCCTTTGCTAAACGTTAATATTCAAAGTAATAATATTGCTGCTTTTTGGCATTGTTGTTTTACATGTTTTCAAATTACAGCACCTAGCATACTAAATATgcaatgattgtcaatttcagcacaaatttcatttgtgtGCGACGTGGTCATAATTGAAGGAACGATTTATTACATTAAAGAAGTTATATATCTGTTATCGGATTGTTTACAGGGTGGTTGCTGCATAAGTTATTCTTATTTTTAGACAAATAACGACATTCATCTAGAAATCAGAATgaagatattttttgttagTTGTGTTCTGATTTTGATTGTGCAAAACTGTTCTGCACTGTATTTTCATATTGGGGAGAAGGAGAAGAAATGCTTTATTGAAGAGTTGCCAGAAAATACTATGGTTACTGGAAAATACAAAGCACAGCTTTGGGACAAGCGTTCAAGCCAGTTTTTGGATTCTACCCCTGGCATGGGTATGCATGTTGAAATCAAAGACCCGAAGTCCAAGGTTTTATTGTCAAAAAGCTATGGCTCTGAAGGATCTTTTACATTTACTTCAAACATTCCTGGCGAACATCAAATCTGTATTCATTCAAATTCCACTAAATGGTCTTTGTTTGCTGGTGGTAAACTTAGAATTCATCTTGACATACAAGTGGGTGAAAATGCTAATGATTACACTCAAATTGCAGCCAAAGACAAACTTACTGAATTACAACTTCGTGTAAGACAACTGATAGATCAGGtacaacaaatacaaaaagaacaaaactaCCAAAGGTATCGTGAGGAGAGATTTCGTCAAACGAGTGAACACACCAATGCCAGGGTTTTGTGGTGGTCAGTTGCCCAAACTGCAGTATTGGTCATTGCAGGAATTTGGCAAATGCGTCATTTGAAGGGATTTTTTGAAGCAAAGAAACTCGTTTAGACAGTTGTCATTTTTACATTACAAAGCACAATATCACATTTTGTTTCCACAAAAAATGATTTGGTGAAGCTGgagaaaacaataaacagttGCATAAATTAAAACGTGTGTGAGTGTTATTTGGGCTACAACCAATTTACTAATGTAATTACATCCTGTCTTCTCACTTAGTTTTTGCTTCTAcatgtaaattgttttgtaatttggaAATGGGTTGGTGAATTTGTAAAGTTTTCCACTTAAAAAAGGGTTGACGTTTCATTTAAGGTGCATTAAGTGTAATTGTGAGATCTTGTACCAACTGGTGAAAGTCCTATTAATTAGCGTGAAAATTATTTGTGCATCCAATATAAGTCATTATTGAAAATTAGAGGAAAATTTGCTTGCAATAATTTATGTGTGTAACTTGGCCAATTTGCAGTGCATGCAACAAACTTTGATACGATAATACTTTGCTTTAACAGACTATATAATGTATAAATATATTACAAAAGTTTGAGCACTTGCTGCTTAAAAAGTTTATATTGAAAGGAAGCGTTTGTGCACCTCCCTGATTGATAATATTTACATTCGTTGCTATTTGAATGTATTTGCATATTTATTTACTGGGAGGTGCATTTGATGTGGCTATCGGTGTAACATCTATGTTATAGTAGTAAATGATAATACAATGAATTTAGCAGAGTTATCAGtatgcaatatttttcaaataatttgtgttttattcattttattactTGATTGCAGTGAAATCTCATttgaaaattctttaaaacaaGATTTAAAATATAGCATGCCCTCATATATGGATTTAACTGCGGTTTGCAAAAACAGTTATGTTGTATTATTATGTTTGTCGTTTGTAGTTCTTTTGTAACGATaccagttagccaataaagtTGATGTGTCTTGAATAATGCTCCTTTAGGTGAAAATGCTTGTAATACGCATGACTTTGAATTAAAGCTGAAACTTGTATTAAGCTTTTAAAGTTTTGTGAACATGCACAAAGTTAGACAGCTACCCGGAAAGATTTGTATCGTGTTTGCATGAGTGTGATCAAAATGTCAAAGTTAAAGCAGAAAAGAGGCAGGTCT belongs to Clavelina lepadiformis chromosome 6, kaClaLepa1.1, whole genome shotgun sequence and includes:
- the LOC143461726 gene encoding GEL complex subunit OPTI-like, which translates into the protein MKNPQGVYERAFTRNSPWPDKEELLDVVYWSRQILAIIIGVAFGILPLAGIFAIVLYCGVTTLAMNVYVSEFQKQDLEEYGGFFELAKEGFMSAFASFLVVWIIVYSSMHASL
- the LOC143461725 gene encoding transmembrane emp24 domain-containing protein 4-like, whose protein sequence is MKIFFVSCVLILIVQNCSALYFHIGEKEKKCFIEELPENTMVTGKYKAQLWDKRSSQFLDSTPGMGMHVEIKDPKSKVLLSKSYGSEGSFTFTSNIPGEHQICIHSNSTKWSLFAGGKLRIHLDIQVGENANDYTQIAAKDKLTELQLRVRQLIDQVQQIQKEQNYQRYREERFRQTSEHTNARVLWWSVAQTAVLVIAGIWQMRHLKGFFEAKKLV